The nucleotide sequence CGACCCCTATCGGAAGGCCTACCCAGCCCATCAACCTCAAAGTTACCCTGAGGTTCTCCCAGACTTGCCTCACCCTGCCACCTCATACTAGCTGGGTCACTGAAGTATGGCAATTCAACAGTTTAGGTATCAAGCTCCTCTGTGGGCTCCTCATAAGGGTCCTCAAGAGAGTCTACCTCGTTCTCAAAACCTTCAGTGGTGTCCTGTGAATCCTCGTTGCTCTCAACATTTTCCTCATCTAGACTCACGGGCTTGCACTCCATCTTCTTAGACTGCCACACATCGGTCTCTCGAAGCATCTCAATAAATAGGGCAAAATTCTACATCACATGTGCCTTCCTGGAGATCTTTCGAGCATGATGCTTCCAATTCCCGCTCAACAGACCCGCTACATAATGTACTTTAACCTCTTCTAACAACTCTCGAGTTAAAGTCGTACCCGGGTGCTCAGTCATCACATCTTCAACCTTGTTCAAGTACCGCTGAATGAGCTCACTAAGTCTTATCACAGGGAGCACTAAAGTCCACTGGGACTTTAGCCTCCGTATGTAGTCCCTCATGAGCCAAATCGAGCGAAACGGTTGAGGTCTCTCCATACTTAAAAATAGGAAAAGCCACAAGATAATCACTCATCCACCCAAACCATATAAGAATCCAACCACAATCAATAAAACAACGAGAATAACTCTCATCATGTATCACCCAAATCCAACGAACTCCCATAAGTCCCTAAACCTTAACTCATCACATAAATCATAACGCcttgataccaactataacgccccgctcccaccacATGTGTCACTAGTGAATAATCAACCGGACTACTCACACGCCAAGGCAATAATGAAGAGACAAGCtatgtttcaatgagaaacgccctaagtgggaactaggtttcgccCCTCCCTTTGCCTCACTTAAGGATTCGAGAAACGGAATATCAAAGACCTTGCAGAATTAAACCTGAAACCTTGGTGAGCGTCACCCTTTTTTAGCTTATAATGATGAGCTAAGGATGATTCACCCAGGACTTGACAAGAAACAACCAAATCACAACTCACTTTACTACACTATGGCTCAAGGtcttaattattagaaaaatacatttgacctaactattaacccatttctCATTTCTAAATTtccttagaaaatatttgggttaatcTCCCCTTTGAAAGATTTAATCAATTTCTCCTTAGCCAAACCTTCagttatttttccaaaaatacatCAAACTTCCAACATTTAATAAGTAACTTTTTGGGATTCAAACACTCATTTTTCCCTCCTTTTTCCCAAATTCAAGAAAAAGActcatttatttgatttttcaaagatCGAAAATTTTCCATAATGCTTCAACatttacaataatttaataaatatttttggggcACAAAttcccatttatttatttataaaatatatttttttaaattcaaaaattccagCAATTAaggaaaaacccaaaaaaaaacagCAAGGGGGCGGCAATAACACAACAACGCGTATGCCGCGCGCGAGGGCCGCATCAACGCGCGCTGGGCCGGGCGAGCCAACCGCATGTGTGCACGCCTATTGGCAGCAGCAGCCTACTagcctctcttcttcttcttctctttttttttttttttaaatatatctcatactttccagaatttaattatgcataaattaaacataaatctCCCATATTCACCCCAAAATAAGGCCATACAACCCATGAGGTACTTGcacaacatacaccaaaataGGATACATATTCAAGTTTAAACTCTATCAAACTTTAAAACaccattacaaaatataaaggcCACACAGCTAGTCTTCCATACTCATAGCCCTTACCCCTTCCAAGATGACCTTTCCCTTTGAGCTTTCaccacctacaaagaggtccaaAATGACCTTATGAGCTAttgctcaataagggtgcaatgcaaggAAAATGAGAGCATAAGTAATCATGTAATGCGAGATGTAATGAAAATATGGATAGTCTTCCTAGCCTTCACAACCATACAAGGTGGAGACTTCAACCAACCCCTTTTTCCCAATTCCTAAtcctccttatggccaaagGTCCACTAAAGCACACAATGCATATATACTTGCAAACACATGTAACTCATAACAAACATTTACTAGGCATGCAGGACCACCAcccatggggtcatcccttaccttaaacTTCTTTAGATCTCCCACAATCTTTAGCTTGCAAGACGTATTTGCTTTcaacccttaaaaaaaaataatctttgatcattaaagttatttttaagaCTATAGATTGAAATAACTAGAAGGCTTTCAAGGCTTACTTCTTGCTTGTCACTTGAGCTTCCctacttcttcttcaaattcacTCACGGTCAAAGAGATTTGGCCTTCTCCTCCtcccttttatttatatttctcttttttctcattttaattttttattttcaactcAAGATTCAATCCAAGCCTTTGGATCTCATGAGATTAAGATAACCAATCTCCACCCTTCACTACAAGcataatccatgtgcttaaTGAACTTTTAATCTCATCTTTTAATCACATAGGATTCAATCTCTACCCTtgagaagaaacacaatccttgGCCAACGAGAAAATTCCCTTATCCAACAAGATCTCCACTAtccatttcttaaaattaatctctcattatgttggcaatccatgccaatctTTAAGAACCACTCATGGCCCTTGGATCAAGCCTTATTCCAAGACCAATTCTCAACTAttagattttttgaatttttaatttctcatcatttatttaaatgggactattttcatataCATCACTTTAAAAGACATACTTCACAtgattttccatttaatttaataagattatTTTCCATCATAATTGCAAAACAactttccaatttcttttccatttaccTTATTTACCCTAATGATTACCAGCACTAAGGCTAGAGTGACTCCTTTATAATCCTATTTGATTTACTTTAATCACTCTTTTTTACTCAAAATATCCACCCACAAAATAATTCACACATCTCTTCTCCCAAGAATTTGTCAAGTGTCATTTATACACTTAATTTGgccatttcttatttctttaatatctcATCTTCTTGAATCagaacttgccaagtgtcactatTTGTACTTGGCCCCCAATCCTCAATCTTGGCCATCCaacatttttctataaattaatcaaaattaaatcattcacataggatttatttacacattttcacccataataattctcttttaatggGATAATATCAAAATTACCATATTGCCCATCTAGAGACATCTCAAATTATAAATCATTCACATAacaatctcttttttttttcctacaaTCATTCAGAGGTACCGCCACATGTCTATCTCAGGAAGCACCACGTGTCCTCTGAATCTCCAGAATCTCCATCCCAGATTTGATTTGAACGAGAGAGACCCGGTTAACCGAGATTTTCTCTAACGTCATCTTTCAGAGATTATCTTATCTCTTTGGAGAAAGCTTTATGCCATCTATAAATGGAGGTCAATTTATACATGTATGGGCATCTGACTACTGAGTGACTTTCCATTTCGGGTATCTTCTTCTACTAACTTGAATGTCGGAGTCCTCCCAAAGGATTAAAGCCCCATCCTTGCAGGTAATTGATTCTAGGTAAACCTCAATAATCGGTCCAATATCATCACCTTCCTATGGTACCATGAAGACTAGAAATGGCAGGGGTGAGCTGCAGGTTTCATACTGCATTAAACtttcaagaatttaattttggccCTTTTGTTGTTATTACACTAGAGCCTAGGAAACTTTTGTTTATCATGCATAGACCGTTCCAACTTATAAAAATGTCAATTTGAcccatcaaaattttttaaatttcatccaCAAGCCCTTGAGATGTTTGAAGAATATTTATTATGGATATAgaccttaataattaattactttatcaccatgtaataaattattattcttattattatttgcttAATTCTTGACCATGTAATTTCCTTGAATTTtctatttagtttatttaattaaatgccttccacatgtatatatttatatgcattGATAGTAATTTaggaatattttgttttcttttaagatttcaactaattaaaattaaatttcaaaaatttcggGTATTACCTTCCTTGTTTGTGTTGTTGCCATCCATCTAGCTTTAATtctatgaaaatgaaaatgaatggtGTACTTCAACTTGCTAGCTAGCAAAATAGCATATTGAATGACCAAAAGAGCagattatattaataattaattaaactcatacaaatagagaaaattaaccataataaattaattaacaggCTTTGGAAGGAACACATTGGAGAGGACCGGCATCAGAAGTCAAGAGAGGAACCAGCGATCCTGGAGACACAGGAAACAGCTGTGGGTGCGAGTAGAGAGGAGCGCAGCTCCCCCACCCTGATGGAACAAAGAAGGCTCCGTTCTCAAAAACATCATTTGCAGACCTCCATTTCCACTTCTCCCACCCTTCGTTTGTCTCTCTTTTTGTGacctatacacacacacacacacacacacatatatatatatatacatatatatatcatcgtCGTCAACCACACAAACAAGTGAAACAACACTACtactatatttatataatctGCTTGTTTTAGCAACTTAAAAGACACATGAATTCATGAAAAGACTGAATGAAAGTATTAAATAATGAATGAACCTGTTTAGCATAAGCATAGTCGGAGGCCAAGAAGTAGTTTCCTTCACTGAGAATGGTTGGATCGGCGCTGCCACCAATGGCATACATCAGCCATTCATCGTACTTGTTGTTAGCCACATGAGCATACCCATGCCTCACCCTGCACCACACTTACcccctaattaattaattaattaatacacatACCCTTATTATTTAATGTCACAGTCCTGtcttattaattgattatgctgccaatttaattaattaattaattaatggaattAGATGGGTTTAACCCAccctttttcttaattatttttcaccttGGCATCCTCTGAACCAGACCGGGGCCGAAGCGGTTGAGAGCTACTGTGACTTTCATGATCTTGTCTTCAGTGTAGTCATCTCTGTGTCCAAGCAACATCACCTGCACCATCTCCAtgcatttgcattaattaatttagagtcTCATCAGACTCAAGGAATAATTACTTCttttatccatatatatatatgacaacCAATTAATGTTGTCCACTAGCATCTCCACACGTGGACAATCGGACATTTCAAGTTTATTAGTACTTTGTTAGGAAAGCCTACTATAAGCCcaagggctatttatagcccacttGCACCTTAaggcgttttttttttttttttggtagtaAGATAGTTGTTAAGGATAGTTATTTAACCTTCGATAACTACCTAGCTAAGCAATTAGGGATTGAGAAATATATGGTTATATATCTCGTATTAATTACATAATCAAAAGCAATACACCTAGACCGAAAGCCTCTTGACTCTAAGCCTCCCACCTTGCCACCTATATATGTGCTATAATTTAAAGTACAAAAAAGATTAAGACTTTATTCGATATTCGTATCTTATAACTatccattttttcaatttctaattGAAGCATCAACCAATTATCCCAAACAAAGTTCTTAtttgatcaacactatcccacAAAGTATATTGCCTCGGACAACTTTTAGTTATAGTTGCAACTGGCATATCAACTATTGACACCCATTACAAAGTGTtgatataagtatatatatcaaCTTACTATCAAGTCTCACTAtgttaattattcaaaattccTTGCATCTACCATTAAGAGATTCCATCACAATTGATGATACGACTATTGTCCATAATTATAGGGAATTAATATATTGTAAAATGAGGATGTTATTTGGACACTAAACAAATAACTACAAAATCACCAATAATTATGTCAGTAATTCTTGAACCGTGAGTGTTGTGTCACTAAAAGCAAAGCATTTCCGTCAGTGTTAATACACAATGCATGTTGTGGTGGTGCACTTACTTTGTCATGTTGGGTGAAGTAGTTGTTAGAAACGGTGACCGCAGTGGACGCATGGATGATATCAACCAGCCCATCGCTGCATCGAGCCAGATAGCAGTGGTCAATCCACACATCACTCGACGCAAACACGGAGATCCCGTCGCCGTCCGACCCCAGCCTCTGGCCGACGTGCTCCAGCGAGCTCCGCACCATGGCGGCCTTCGCCGGCTTACAGTCATGAATACTGATCCCGTGAACAATCACATGGCTCACTCCATCAATGGTGATGCAGCCTGCCCCCGTAATCTCAACCTTCGCTCCTCGCCCATCGATGGTCTTGTAGCTGTTGATGATTAGCTCGTTCTCGAGCTCCACAACCATGTCTTTTTCGAAAATGATCCAGAGAGGCTCGTCCTGTATCGCGCCGTACCGGAGAGTTCCGGGGTTGGGCTTCACAGGGTCGTCGGAGGGGTCAGTGACGGCGTATATCTCGCCGGACTTGCCGCCACCCGCCGCGCTGCCGAAGCCCACGGCACAGTCGGCCAAGGCCTTGCGGTTGGAAGCCCAGTTGGGGTCTGATCTCCAGCAAGAGTCTATAACGTTCATGAGCTTCTTTGGTGGGTCATTGCTAAATTTTGGGAGAGAGGTTTTGGGGACGTGACGATTATCATCTTCGTCAAAATCTTGTTCTAGTTTCCGAGCTTGAAAGCTTGAAGCAGAAAGGGGTAGAAGAATCCATGGAAGCAAGAGGAGAAAGATTGGGAAGTTGGCCATGGCTGGCTGGAGGAAACGAGCAATTGAGTTGATTGGAACTGAGAAGAggcataaat is from Diospyros lotus cultivar Yz01 chromosome 2, ASM1463336v1, whole genome shotgun sequence and encodes:
- the LOC127795363 gene encoding putative pectate lyase 2 isoform X1 yields the protein MANFPIFLLLLPWILLPLSASSFQARKLEQDFDEDDNRHVPKTSLPKFSNDPPKKLMNVIDSCWRSDPNWASNRKALADCAVGFGSAAGGGKSGEIYAVTDPSDDPVKPNPGTLRYGAIQDEPLWIIFEKDMVVELENELIINSYKTIDGRGAKVEITGAGCITIDGVSHVIVHGISIHDCKPAKAAMVRSSLEHVGQRLGSDGDGISVFASSDVWIDHCYLARCSDGLVDIIHASTAVTVSNNYFTQHDKMVQVMLLGHRDDYTEDKIMKVTVALNRFGPGLVQRMPRVRHGYAHVANNKYDEWLMYAIGGSADPTILSEGNYFLASDYAYAKQVTKRETNEGWEKWKWRSANDVFENGAFFVPSGWGSCAPLYSHPQLFPVSPGSLVPLLTSDAGPLQCVPSKAC
- the LOC127795363 gene encoding putative pectate lyase 2 isoform X2, producing the protein MANFPIFLLLLPWILLPLSASSFQARKLEQDFDEDDNRHVPKTSLPKFSNDPPKKLMNVIDSCWRSDPNWASNRKALADCAVGFGSAAGGGKSGEIYAVTDPSDDPVKPNPGTLRYGAIQDEPLWIIFEKDMVVELENELIINSYKTIDGRGAKVEITGAGCITIDGVSHVIVHGISIHDCKPAKAAMVRSSLEHVGQRLGSDGDGISVFASSDVWIDHCYLARCSDGLVDIIHASTAVTVSNNYFTQHDKVMLLGHRDDYTEDKIMKVTVALNRFGPGLVQRMPRVRHGYAHVANNKYDEWLMYAIGGSADPTILSEGNYFLASDYAYAKQVTKRETNEGWEKWKWRSANDVFENGAFFVPSGWGSCAPLYSHPQLFPVSPGSLVPLLTSDAGPLQCVPSKAC